One window from the genome of Rhizobium sp. Pop5 encodes:
- the fabI gene encoding enoyl-ACP reductase FabI yields MMIPDVKAKLLEGKRGLVVGIANDQSIAWGCARAFRALGAELAVTYLNDRAKPHVEPLADVLEAPIFMPLDVSMPGQLELVFDRIEEHWGELDFVVHSIAFSPKDTLQGRVVDVPREGFLKTMDISCWSFIRMAQLAEPLMKRGGTLFTMTYYGSQMVVKNYNVMGVAKAALESAVRYIAAELGPKGIRVHAISPGPLATRAASGIPEFDDLLSKAEERAPTRNLVSIDDVGMATAFLAHDAARSMTGDTIYIDGGYHIMD; encoded by the coding sequence ATGATGATCCCTGATGTGAAGGCCAAACTTCTGGAAGGCAAACGCGGGCTGGTGGTCGGCATCGCCAATGACCAGTCGATCGCCTGGGGCTGCGCCAGAGCCTTCCGAGCGCTCGGCGCCGAGCTCGCGGTGACCTATCTCAACGACAGGGCCAAGCCCCATGTCGAGCCGCTGGCCGACGTCCTGGAAGCGCCGATCTTCATGCCTCTCGACGTATCGATGCCGGGGCAGCTGGAGTTGGTCTTCGATCGCATCGAGGAACATTGGGGCGAGCTGGATTTTGTTGTCCATTCAATCGCCTTTTCGCCCAAGGATACGCTGCAGGGCCGTGTCGTCGATGTGCCGCGCGAAGGCTTCCTGAAGACGATGGACATTTCCTGCTGGTCCTTCATCCGCATGGCGCAACTCGCCGAGCCGTTGATGAAACGCGGCGGCACTCTCTTCACCATGACCTATTACGGCAGCCAGATGGTGGTGAAGAACTACAACGTTATGGGTGTCGCCAAGGCGGCCCTCGAAAGCGCCGTGCGTTACATCGCCGCCGAACTCGGGCCGAAGGGCATTCGGGTGCATGCCATCTCGCCCGGCCCGCTGGCGACACGGGCTGCCTCCGGCATCCCGGAATTCGACGATCTGCTCAGCAAGGCCGAGGAAAGGGCGCCGACACGCAACCTGGTGTCGATCGACGATGTCGGCATGGCGACGGCTTTTCTGGCGCATGACGCGGCGCGGTCGATGACCGGCGACACGATCTATATCGACGGCGGCTACCACATCATGGATTAG
- a CDS encoding AMP-binding protein translates to MHLTDIVSEFARTGDRPALLFGSGRSLSYAELDEQMRRFANRLGHGEKRLVAIAAEASEHAIVAYLAALRSGHAVAMLPPCDERIWDDFIDAFQPDFTFRRADGRWRLIEESRPGKDREAIHPDLALLLMTSGSSGAAKAVRLSHANLDANSRSIAAYLELSSTDRAALVLPLHYSYGLSVLNSHLIAGGSIFFPGTSVTDGDFISIIDESGCTNLSGVPYSYELLERSNFRTSHTRALRLMTVAGGKLDSDLIRLYRDHMRAKGGRFFVMYGQTEATARIAFVPPESLSDDEQRIGLSIPGGSLTLADDEGRPITQSGISGELIYRGPNVMMGYGIERSDLARGAEIEALSTGDIAVRDEQGFFRIVGRKSRFAKIAGLRIGFDVMEQALLREGIAAAVLGDDAGLQVYVVDAGSLKRAQAILAEASGLPANLISATARARLPRLASGKIDYAGLKEETRKRRAKPRVASGTVLDAYARVFYPLAVSRRDSFISLGGDLLRFLQLVIELEHLGVAVPDGWERMTIAELGTRQPAAFPAKRDGASGVPVDLVLRAVAILLVVIQHETFWPIPGGSGVMMLLVGFSLARFQSGHLFAGRLGLALRPAINVLIPYFLIVAAYGVAWQAVPWASVTLTGNFGYAEPERHEMIPYLYWFIEAYAQILLAFALIFALPAARRLALARPFTFALGLLALAVAARLSLPHFIEIGGRQIFATYWVFHLCVFGWCAGFADGPAKRLVLMASAALVLGYLAFWEAIWIGTTIKYLTIFAALLALVYITRIRLPAQTARLVTLIATSAFPIYLLHRFVPELLMAPAAGILPAAAFHLVAIAGGVVAGIAANHALAGFRNLLGRHALERRLELALPIGSN, encoded by the coding sequence ATGCATCTGACCGACATTGTTTCCGAATTCGCTCGCACCGGGGATCGCCCGGCGCTTCTTTTCGGCAGCGGGCGGAGCCTTTCCTATGCGGAGCTCGACGAGCAGATGCGACGCTTCGCAAACCGGTTGGGTCACGGGGAAAAGCGGCTCGTGGCTATCGCTGCGGAAGCCTCGGAGCATGCCATCGTCGCCTACCTCGCGGCACTGCGCTCCGGACACGCGGTCGCCATGCTGCCGCCCTGCGACGAGAGGATTTGGGATGATTTTATCGACGCCTTTCAACCGGATTTCACCTTCCGTCGCGCCGATGGACGCTGGCGTCTGATCGAAGAAAGCCGGCCCGGAAAGGACAGAGAGGCGATCCATCCCGATCTCGCGCTGCTGCTCATGACATCGGGCAGTTCGGGCGCTGCCAAGGCAGTGCGCCTTTCCCACGCCAATCTCGACGCCAATTCACGTTCGATCGCGGCCTATCTCGAACTCTCGTCCACCGATCGCGCCGCCTTGGTCCTGCCTCTCCACTATTCCTATGGGCTGTCGGTGCTCAACTCCCATCTCATTGCCGGCGGCAGTATTTTCTTTCCCGGCACCTCGGTGACGGACGGCGATTTCATCAGCATCATCGATGAGAGCGGCTGCACAAATCTTTCCGGCGTGCCCTATTCCTATGAACTCCTGGAAAGATCGAATTTCCGTACCTCTCATACCAGGGCGCTGCGTCTCATGACGGTCGCGGGCGGCAAGCTCGACTCTGATCTAATCCGCCTTTACCGGGACCATATGCGTGCGAAAGGCGGCCGCTTCTTCGTCATGTACGGCCAGACCGAGGCGACGGCGCGCATCGCCTTCGTTCCACCGGAAAGCCTGTCCGACGACGAGCAGCGCATCGGCCTATCAATACCGGGGGGCAGCCTCACCCTCGCCGATGACGAGGGCAGGCCGATTACCCAATCAGGCATCTCCGGAGAACTCATCTACCGGGGCCCGAACGTGATGATGGGCTATGGAATCGAGCGCAGCGATCTTGCCCGCGGCGCCGAGATCGAAGCGCTGAGCACCGGCGACATTGCCGTGCGGGATGAACAGGGCTTCTTCCGCATCGTCGGGCGAAAGAGCCGCTTTGCCAAGATCGCCGGCCTCAGGATCGGCTTCGACGTCATGGAACAGGCGCTGCTGCGCGAGGGAATTGCGGCGGCGGTTCTCGGTGACGATGCGGGGCTGCAGGTTTATGTGGTCGACGCAGGCTCTTTGAAGCGCGCGCAGGCGATCCTTGCTGAGGCAAGCGGTCTTCCGGCCAATCTGATTTCCGCGACGGCGCGCGCGCGTCTTCCAAGGCTTGCTTCCGGCAAGATCGATTACGCCGGTCTTAAGGAGGAGACGCGGAAAAGGCGGGCAAAACCCCGCGTGGCGTCGGGCACGGTGCTGGATGCCTATGCCCGCGTATTCTATCCCCTCGCCGTCAGCCGCAGGGACAGTTTCATCTCGCTCGGCGGAGATCTGCTGCGTTTCCTGCAGTTGGTGATCGAGCTCGAACATCTTGGCGTTGCTGTTCCCGACGGCTGGGAACGCATGACGATCGCCGAGCTTGGCACGCGCCAGCCGGCGGCGTTTCCGGCGAAGCGCGACGGGGCAAGCGGGGTACCGGTCGACCTGGTGCTGAGAGCCGTCGCAATCCTGTTGGTGGTGATCCAGCACGAGACGTTCTGGCCCATTCCCGGCGGTTCCGGCGTAATGATGCTGCTGGTCGGCTTTAGCCTGGCTCGCTTTCAATCGGGCCATTTGTTCGCCGGCCGCCTTGGCCTGGCGCTGAGACCGGCCATCAATGTCCTGATCCCCTATTTCCTGATCGTCGCCGCCTATGGCGTCGCCTGGCAGGCGGTTCCGTGGGCTTCGGTCACGCTTACAGGCAATTTCGGCTATGCCGAGCCGGAGCGCCACGAGATGATCCCCTATCTCTACTGGTTCATCGAAGCCTATGCGCAAATTCTTCTCGCCTTCGCGCTCATCTTCGCCCTGCCGGCCGCACGCAGGCTGGCGCTGGCGCGGCCTTTCACCTTCGCGCTGGGTCTGTTGGCTCTTGCCGTCGCGGCGCGCCTTTCGCTGCCGCATTTCATCGAAATCGGCGGGCGACAGATCTTCGCGACCTATTGGGTCTTTCATCTCTGCGTTTTCGGCTGGTGCGCGGGCTTTGCCGACGGGCCGGCAAAGCGGCTGGTTTTGATGGCGTCGGCTGCACTGGTCCTCGGCTACCTCGCCTTCTGGGAGGCCATCTGGATCGGAACCACGATCAAATATCTGACAATCTTCGCAGCGCTCCTTGCCCTTGTTTATATCACGCGCATTCGGTTGCCGGCGCAGACGGCGCGTCTCGTGACGTTGATTGCGACATCAGCCTTTCCGATCTATCTGTTGCACCGCTTCGTCCCGGAATTGCTGATGGCGCCTGCGGCGGGCATTCTTCCTGCCGCCGCCTTTCATCTCGTGGCGATCGCGGGCGGTGTCGTGGCCGGTATCGCCGCCAACCACGCGCTGGCGGGATTTCGCAATCTGCTCGGAAGACACGCGCTTGAACGCCGGCTGGAGTTAGCGCTGCCGATCGGCTCAAATTGA
- a CDS encoding IS30 family transposase, protein MSRCYLQLTLADRRRLHQLVERKVPVNEMARQLGRHRSTIYREIRRNTFHDRELPEYSGYFSTVANDIAKDRRQRLRKLRRHPQLRDLIVDRLQASWSPEQIAGRLWADGLSLVRICAETIYRFVYSKEDYGLGLYRYLPEARRKRRPRGSRKPRDSVFPEACKISQRPDFIDDRSQFGHWEGDLLIFRRDMGPANVTSLVERKSRYTVMIKNQSRHSRPIMDKIIKAFSPLPAFARQSFTFDRGTEFAGFRALEDGIGARSWFCDPSAPWQKGAVENTNKRIRRFMPGETDLTAISQQDLIQLARQLNDQPRKCLGYRTPAEVFLTHLQDGA, encoded by the coding sequence ATGTCCCGATGCTATTTGCAACTGACCCTCGCCGATCGCCGTCGGCTGCACCAGCTTGTCGAACGCAAGGTGCCGGTCAATGAGATGGCCCGCCAGCTCGGCCGGCACCGCTCAACGATCTATCGCGAGATCAGGCGCAATACATTCCATGATCGCGAGCTTCCCGAATATAGCGGCTACTTCTCGACGGTTGCCAACGACATCGCCAAGGACCGGCGGCAGCGCCTGCGGAAGCTCAGACGGCATCCGCAATTGCGCGACCTGATCGTCGACAGATTGCAGGCCTCCTGGTCGCCCGAGCAGATCGCCGGCCGTCTATGGGCGGACGGCCTCAGCCTCGTTAGGATTTGCGCCGAGACGATCTATCGCTTCGTCTATTCCAAGGAGGACTATGGGTTGGGCCTCTATCGTTACCTGCCCGAGGCACGTCGCAAACGCCGTCCCCGCGGCTCCAGGAAACCACGCGACAGCGTGTTTCCTGAGGCATGCAAGATATCGCAACGACCTGATTTTATTGACGATCGATCGCAATTCGGTCATTGGGAGGGTGACCTGCTGATCTTCCGACGTGATATGGGTCCCGCCAACGTCACCTCACTGGTCGAGCGCAAAAGCCGCTATACCGTCATGATCAAGAACCAGAGCCGGCACTCGCGACCGATCATGGACAAGATCATCAAAGCATTCTCTCCCTTGCCGGCATTCGCACGCCAGAGCTTCACCTTCGACCGCGGCACGGAGTTTGCCGGATTCAGGGCTTTGGAAGATGGCATCGGCGCACGCAGCTGGTTCTGCGATCCCAGCGCACCGTGGCAGAAAGGCGCGGTGGAAAACACCAACAAACGTATCCGCCGCTTCATGCCAGGCGAGACGGACCTGACGGCCATCTCGCAGCAGGACCTGATTCAGCTCGCTCGCCAGCTCAACGATCAGCCTCGCAAGTGCCTCGGCTATCGAACGCCAGCCGAAGTCTTCCTCACACATTTGCAAGACGGGGCCTGA